In Paraglaciecola sp. T6c, the sequence AGGCTGCTGAGATGAAATTTCAATTAGCAGAATTAATCGATGCACTTGCTGATGCGAAAATTGAAATTGCAGATTTTAAAGAATTAATGTCAGATAAAGACAATGAAATAAGTGAGCTTAAAAAATCGCTACTTGTACAACAAAATATCACTTGGCAAGAGCCATATTACTTTAAAGTCGAAGGCGATAATAAAGACGGGCCCTTTTGTCAACGTTGCTATGATGTTGACACTCAATTAGTCAGGCTTCAATCTCCCCATAAAAATGGGTACTGGAACTGCACTCAGTGTGAAAACTCTTATCGTGATTCCACCTATAAAAGTCCAGCGCCAATTAGAGTTAGCCGCAAATAAATGCATAACAAGAGACTATGGCGTCAATAGCTAATTTGTAGTCTTCGGCGCTTCCCACATGACCCCGTCTCTGAGCATTGAATTTAAGATAACAACCATCTTTCTAATGCACGCAATAATAGCCACTTTCTTAGGCTTTCCTGCTGCGACTAATCGTTGATATGTTTCCTTAAATACGGGGTTACTTTGTATCGCTGACATCATCGCCATGTACAAAACGGTTCTGACTTGATGTCTGCCACCTTGGATTTTCCGCAACCCTTTATAGCGCCCACTTTCTCGATTCATGGGAGCCACACCGACTAACGCAGAGGCTTGTTTGTTGGTCATGTAACCTAACTCTGGCAGGTTACTGATGATGGAAGCGGAGGCTATTTTTCCTATTCCTTTCATGCTCTGTAAGATGCAATTCTTCGCTTGATAATCAGGACAAGATTCAATGAGCGCGACAATTTTATTCTCGATTTTGGTTATCTGATTCTTAAAGGCAGTGAGAATAGGTTTGATGGTCATGGCGAGTTCTTTTGGTAGAATTTGCAGGCGGTTTTTTTCCATTGTTTGCATGACGAGCAATTGATTTCGCCTTGCAACTAAATCACTCATAGCCTGCATAGTATCTGGTTTTAGTTGAGATAACTTAGGCTGAATAGCTTCACCATAATGAGCAATCAATTGAGCATCTAGTTTGTCTGTTTTAGCTCGCTGACCTATCGCCCCAGCAAAGCGTTTAATGTGAATGGGATTGGCGACAACGAAGGGTAAATTAGCATTTGCACACGCGATAATAAACGGCATTTCTAATCGGCCAGTTGCTTCAATGACGATACGCCCAGGCGAATGCTGTTGGATTTTTTTAATGGCTTCTTTGATACCCTTTTCATCGTTAGAAACAGTGAAATAAATATCGTGAGGGCGGATATAAATATCCAATTGAAACTTGCCCGTATCGACACCGACGTTAACGCTTTGATTTGTTTTTGGATTCATAATAAGCTAACTCTTGCTTGCATAATGCGGGTTGAGACCCAGTAGACTATTCGAGTGTTTTGCTTGGAGTCCTTTGTGGTGTTCTTTCTTGTTATCGGTCTCTCAACTGAGGAGCCATCGCTCAATCGAACTACCACAAAAGAAGGCTTTAGTTGCTGCTAAAGCTTGGGTCTCACTTTACCTCACCCCGATTAAAATCAGGATGATTTACCTGAGTTATTATCCATACAAGACCTTCAAACGGACAAAAAACAGTTTGCTGTTTTCACTTCGTTCAACATTTTAGCCAACAATTTTTTGCCCGTTATTAGGGCGCTGGGGGATCCCCTCATAGAATTGGTCTTCCTTCTTTGTGAACCCAGGTAATATATTGGGCGATAGCCCATGTCATTTGGGCTGAGTTCATCCTGTAATCTTTTGCCCTTTTCCTGACTTCTCTGCCTAGCCTAATGATAGATAACACGCGCCGATGACGGATGGTGTTAGCTTGAAATGCTCTTTCCCAATTTTGTTTTTGAGCAATGATACCGAGTAACCGTAATAGCCATTCTGCGAGCATCGCTATCAGCAGTAATATGTCGAATCGTTTGGTACAGCGACTGTTGCTGTGGCGCAGTCCCATTCCGTATTGAGGGCTTTTAATATCGCGGAAGGTTTCTTCTATTTGCATCCGTCTTGCGTAAAGAGAAACCAGCTGTTTTGAGTTAAGTTTATCGTTCTCGGGAAGGTTAGTGGCGAGTAGCCAAGGCTCTTTGCTACCGGCACGATAGCTTTGCTGGGCGGTGTGGTTTCGACCTGCCTTTGAAGAGCGGTTGTCCTTTCGATGTTTGGCCTTTGCTTTGTACAAATGCAGGTGTGCATGAAGCGGGCTTTTACGCCCTAATTGCCCACACCCAAGGTATTTGGCCCGAGAATTTGCACTGGGATAAAACGACTTATTACTTTGCCATGATGCTTGCCCATCACGCTTAAATCCCACATCACCGCGCACTCGGCCTAGCCAGAACCATCCATGCTTTTCGACTTCACGAAACCAAGGGTTACGATAGCCTGCATCGGTCACAATCAACGGGCAACAACCCGACGGCAGGATACTCGCCAACTCCCGTAAAAACGGATTATGACTAACAGGTGAATTGTATTCACCGAATGAAAATACGCGCTCATAAAGCGTGACAGAGCGCCCCTGAACACTGACCGATGCACGTAAGGTTAAATGCCTGAGCTGCTCACGCACATCAGACCAATCCACAAGGACAACCGGCATGGGGTTAGCACCGCAAAGCAAGCGAGCGTGCCAACGATAGATGTCGAGCCGTTCATTATGTAGGTTGTTATTACCAAGCAGCCTGTCGATGCGTTTAATGTTGTGTTTCGGGGCCACGGAGCCTGAGATATTGCGTCCTAATTCGGTCAACGATAGTTGCTGGCCATCTAGCAAAGATTGGGTGGCAACCATCAAAGCGGAAAGACGTTTGGCATGTAGATTAGGGCATTGTTTTTTAAGCAAATCGTGTAAGATATGAATATCACGCATGGTGTTGTTATCTAGTTGGTTTTTGGCGAAATTTATTAGATCAAATGGCGCTATGCGTGTCTATGTTATTGTTTCTGCTCATAATTATGAGGGGATTCGTTAGATTAGGGCGTTAGGTTGCTATGAAGAAATTTTTGATTCTTTTGGTCCCAGTAGTTTTTTTGTTGACCTATTGCCAAAAGAATATTGGAGGCGTCACAGCCTCTGAACTCGATAAAGACCTAAGTAACTTACTTCAGTCTGGAGACCCACTAGAAAAAATAAAAAGCTCACTCGATAAGCTCTACATTGGGTATCACTATGATAGTGACTTCGGACGATTTGAGGCGTCGCTTAAAGACAATAATTATAATTGCGTACGTTACTTTCTTTATGATTGTGCAGTATTAATATACGTCTATACAGACCATGAACGAAGATATACGGGGCATGAAGTTGAAGTTATCTACTCTG encodes:
- a CDS encoding IS110-like element IS492 family transposase produces the protein MNPKTNQSVNVGVDTGKFQLDIYIRPHDIYFTVSNDEKGIKEAIKKIQQHSPGRIVIEATGRLEMPFIIACANANLPFVVANPIHIKRFAGAIGQRAKTDKLDAQLIAHYGEAIQPKLSQLKPDTMQAMSDLVARRNQLLVMQTMEKNRLQILPKELAMTIKPILTAFKNQITKIENKIVALIESCPDYQAKNCILQSMKGIGKIASASIISNLPELGYMTNKQASALVGVAPMNRESGRYKGLRKIQGGRHQVRTVLYMAMMSAIQSNPVFKETYQRLVAAGKPKKVAIIACIRKMVVILNSMLRDGVMWEAPKTTN
- a CDS encoding IS4-like element ISPat1 family transposase; protein product: MRDIHILHDLLKKQCPNLHAKRLSALMVATQSLLDGQQLSLTELGRNISGSVAPKHNIKRIDRLLGNNNLHNERLDIYRWHARLLCGANPMPVVLVDWSDVREQLRHLTLRASVSVQGRSVTLYERVFSFGEYNSPVSHNPFLRELASILPSGCCPLIVTDAGYRNPWFREVEKHGWFWLGRVRGDVGFKRDGQASWQSNKSFYPSANSRAKYLGCGQLGRKSPLHAHLHLYKAKAKHRKDNRSSKAGRNHTAQQSYRAGSKEPWLLATNLPENDKLNSKQLVSLYARRMQIEETFRDIKSPQYGMGLRHSNSRCTKRFDILLLIAMLAEWLLRLLGIIAQKQNWERAFQANTIRHRRVLSIIRLGREVRKRAKDYRMNSAQMTWAIAQYITWVHKEGRPIL